In Cupriavidus taiwanensis, the following proteins share a genomic window:
- a CDS encoding aldehyde dehydrogenase: MKNTERTIPLTHPGCFFIDGQWVPSGNTEAFEVLDCSTEAVAASIAMADTADAVRAVEAARQAFDKGPWPRLTPQERAAYLQKIAQRLEALNDDFARGWTIESGILHKIARPRIGQFVGGAFRQYADMALTYPFVEPHRSATGHQAYSFKEPVGVVLAIVPWNGPAALTAYKVAPALLAGCTVIIKPSPEAPTSAYLFAQVCEEVGLPPGVVNMVTADRNVSEALVRHPGVDKITFTGSTAAGRSIGAAAAERVARVTLELGGKSPAVILDDYDIDAAARTIGGACFGYLTGQVCHSLTRIIVPRARHNAMVAALSEMARAMVLGDPFDDATTVGPLATARQRETVERYVARGIGEGATLAAGGSRPRHLERGFFFEPTVFGNVDNRSTIAQEEIFGPVLSVIPADSEAQAVELANDTIFGLNAVVFTHDTQRAQDVARRLRAGTVGHNASRTDFSIGFGGFKQSGIGREGGVEGLNAFLESKTIVLDQLLG; the protein is encoded by the coding sequence ATGAAGAACACCGAGCGCACCATCCCGCTGACGCATCCCGGCTGCTTCTTTATCGACGGCCAATGGGTCCCTTCCGGCAACACCGAGGCGTTCGAGGTCCTCGATTGCAGCACCGAAGCCGTGGCCGCATCCATTGCCATGGCCGACACCGCAGACGCTGTGCGGGCTGTCGAGGCTGCACGCCAGGCGTTCGACAAGGGCCCATGGCCGCGACTGACGCCACAGGAGCGAGCAGCTTACCTCCAGAAGATCGCGCAACGCCTGGAGGCATTGAATGACGATTTCGCGCGCGGCTGGACCATCGAATCAGGCATCCTGCACAAAATAGCCCGGCCCCGTATCGGCCAGTTTGTCGGCGGGGCGTTCCGCCAGTACGCCGACATGGCGCTGACCTACCCCTTTGTCGAGCCGCATCGGTCGGCGACCGGACACCAGGCCTACAGCTTCAAGGAACCCGTGGGCGTAGTGCTGGCCATTGTCCCTTGGAATGGCCCCGCGGCACTGACCGCGTACAAGGTTGCACCCGCGCTGCTGGCGGGCTGCACGGTCATCATCAAGCCGTCGCCCGAGGCCCCAACCTCCGCCTATCTCTTCGCCCAGGTATGCGAGGAGGTCGGCCTGCCGCCCGGCGTGGTCAACATGGTGACCGCCGACCGCAACGTTTCCGAAGCCCTGGTCCGCCACCCGGGCGTGGACAAGATCACCTTCACCGGCTCGACGGCGGCGGGGCGCAGCATTGGCGCGGCGGCGGCTGAACGGGTGGCACGGGTCACGCTGGAACTGGGAGGTAAATCACCGGCGGTGATTCTGGATGATTACGACATCGACGCGGCGGCCAGGACCATCGGCGGCGCCTGCTTCGGTTACCTCACCGGACAAGTTTGCCACAGCCTGACCCGCATCATCGTCCCGCGTGCCAGGCACAACGCCATGGTCGCGGCCCTGAGCGAGATGGCGCGCGCCATGGTGCTGGGCGACCCGTTCGACGACGCAACGACCGTCGGTCCGCTGGCGACGGCGCGCCAGCGCGAGACCGTAGAGCGCTATGTGGCCAGGGGCATTGGCGAGGGCGCTACCCTGGCTGCGGGCGGCTCCCGCCCCCGTCACCTCGAGCGCGGCTTCTTCTTCGAGCCCACGGTGTTCGGCAACGTCGACAACCGTTCGACCATTGCACAGGAAGAGATCTTTGGTCCCGTGCTGTCCGTGATTCCGGCGGACAGCGAGGCGCAGGCGGTCGAGCTCGCCAACGACACCATCTTTGGCCTGAACGCCGTGGTGTTCACGCATGATACGCAACGCGCGCAGGATGTCGCGCGACGGTTGCGAGCCGGCACCGTAGGACACAACGCATCGCGCACGGATTTCTCGATTGGTTTCGGCGGCTTCAAGCAGTCCGGGATCGGGCGTGAAGGCGGAGTTGAAGGACTCAACGCCTTCCTGGAGTCCAAGACGATCGTGCTTGACCAGTTGCTTGGTTGA
- a CDS encoding IclR family transcriptional regulator, with protein MATVQVLKPSTRNLDKGDVRVVPLARGLAVLAAFSADHPWMGNHEIAVETGIPAPTVSRMLHSLAALGYVCYDESRRKYRLASAALTLGYAGVSGGGVQRAARIEMQKFADASDTHVILGARDRLDVIVNASQVGKNVYLDTHLTAGIRVPIASSPMGWALLAALPEGERFYLQSNVERKSGRDWPSLRRQMAEGMSQLHQYGFCMSPCGRELASVAVPVNVPGHPSVVLASVGRSASMNRARMERELGPRLAATAHALEERLSTRH; from the coding sequence ATGGCAACCGTTCAAGTCTTGAAGCCATCGACCCGTAATCTCGACAAGGGTGACGTGCGGGTGGTGCCGCTGGCCCGCGGCCTGGCCGTGCTGGCTGCATTCAGCGCTGACCATCCGTGGATGGGCAACCACGAGATTGCCGTGGAGACTGGCATTCCGGCGCCTACCGTGTCCCGGATGCTGCATTCCCTGGCAGCACTCGGCTATGTGTGCTACGACGAGAGCCGGCGCAAGTACCGGCTTGCGTCGGCCGCATTGACGCTGGGCTACGCGGGCGTCTCGGGCGGCGGCGTGCAACGCGCCGCCCGCATCGAGATGCAGAAATTTGCCGACGCCAGCGATACCCATGTCATCCTGGGTGCGCGCGACCGGCTCGATGTCATCGTCAATGCATCGCAGGTTGGCAAGAACGTCTATCTCGACACGCATCTTACCGCCGGGATCCGCGTGCCGATTGCTTCGTCCCCAATGGGCTGGGCGCTGCTCGCCGCATTGCCGGAAGGGGAGCGCTTCTACCTCCAGAGCAACGTCGAGCGCAAGAGCGGCCGTGACTGGCCGTCGCTGCGCAGGCAGATGGCGGAAGGCATGTCACAGCTCCACCAGTACGGCTTCTGCATGTCGCCTTGCGGGCGCGAGCTGGCTTCGGTCGCGGTACCTGTCAACGTGCCGGGACATCCCTCAGTGGTGCTGGCTAGCGTTGGACGCAGCGCGAGCATGAATCGCGCCAGGATGGAGAGGGAGTTGGGCCCGAGGCTCGCTGCGACGGCGCATGCCTTGGAGGAGCGCTTGAGCACGCGTCACTGA
- a CDS encoding MaoC family dehydratase, whose translation MAGLYFEEFKPGMVIEHAIRRTVTETDNVLFSAMTYNCAPLHIDAEYSKNTFYGQRLVNSMFLLALVAGITVYETTLGTTLGNLGFGEIAFPKPTFHGDTIRVETEIIETRISKSRTDSGIVTFRHVARNQRDEIVCTAVRTGLMMLRPADKA comes from the coding sequence ATGGCAGGCCTTTACTTCGAAGAATTCAAGCCCGGCATGGTGATCGAGCACGCCATCCGCCGCACCGTCACCGAGACCGACAACGTCCTGTTCTCGGCCATGACCTACAACTGCGCACCGCTGCACATCGACGCCGAATACAGCAAGAATACGTTCTATGGGCAGCGCCTGGTCAACAGCATGTTCCTGCTGGCGTTGGTGGCCGGCATCACGGTGTACGAGACCACGCTGGGCACCACGCTGGGAAACCTCGGCTTTGGCGAGATTGCTTTTCCCAAGCCCACCTTCCACGGCGACACCATCCGCGTCGAGACTGAGATCATCGAAACTCGCATCTCCAAGAGCCGCACGGACTCCGGCATCGTTACCTTCCGGCATGTTGCCAGGAATCAGCGCGATGAAATCGTCTGCACTGCCGTGCGCACCGGCCTGATGATGCTGCGCCCCGCCGACAAGGCCTGA
- a CDS encoding MaoC family dehydratase, with translation MSDAATGRYFEDFVIGSACRHAIRKTISEADSLLFSTLTYGMEPLHVDQAYAEAAPYGMRAVNSILLLGLACGVGAAGLARGLVPGTVAFSDVRFTRPVFIGDTIHVESEVLDKRDDPARPDAGLIELERRAYNQRNEVVAKFRCLQRLPRRHPAG, from the coding sequence ATGTCAGACGCCGCGACCGGCCGCTACTTCGAGGATTTCGTCATCGGCAGCGCCTGCCGGCATGCCATCCGCAAGACCATCTCGGAGGCCGATAGCCTCCTGTTCAGCACGCTGACCTATGGCATGGAGCCATTGCACGTGGACCAGGCGTATGCCGAAGCCGCGCCATATGGCATGCGTGCCGTCAACAGCATCCTCCTGCTGGGGTTGGCATGCGGAGTCGGTGCGGCCGGACTGGCACGGGGCCTGGTGCCGGGCACCGTTGCCTTCAGCGACGTGCGCTTCACGCGGCCCGTCTTCATCGGCGACACCATCCATGTTGAGAGCGAGGTGCTGGACAAGCGCGACGACCCTGCGCGCCCCGACGCCGGCCTGATCGAACTGGAGCGTCGTGCCTATAACCAGCGCAACGAGGTGGTAGCCAAGTTTCGCTGCCTGCAACGATTGCCGAGACGCCACCCGGCGGGCTGA
- a CDS encoding acyl-CoA dehydrogenase family protein codes for MDYQLSADQLAIIDAAEKICADFPLEYWRNKDKNHEFPHEFFEAVASGGWLGICMPEEFGGANLGVTEAALFLRTVAQCGGQAGASTIHMNIFGLQPVVHFGTDAQKKAWLPPFVRGEHKACFAVTEPDTGLDTTKLKVVAKKQPDGNYLISGKKVFISTAQVADHMLILARTTPVEEVKKHGEGLSLFYTKLDRKYVEIREIDKLGRAAVDTNELFIDDLPVSKDSLIGEEGKGLKYIFHGMNAERVFVAAEQVGIGRAVLKLATQYARDRVVFGRQIGKNQGVQHPLARNWAELEAANHMLLAAAGLYDKGISCGSEANAAKLLASEACLNACQTSILTHGGFGYAKEYHVERFMREAWIGYIAPVTPQLILSNIAERKLGLPKSY; via the coding sequence ATGGATTACCAACTCAGCGCCGATCAGCTCGCCATTATTGATGCGGCAGAAAAGATCTGTGCGGATTTTCCGCTCGAGTACTGGCGGAACAAGGACAAGAACCACGAGTTTCCGCACGAATTCTTCGAGGCTGTTGCCAGTGGCGGCTGGCTCGGAATCTGCATGCCAGAGGAGTTTGGCGGCGCGAACCTTGGCGTGACCGAAGCCGCGCTCTTCTTGCGTACCGTGGCCCAGTGCGGCGGGCAGGCCGGAGCTTCCACGATCCACATGAACATCTTCGGCTTGCAGCCGGTCGTGCATTTCGGCACGGATGCGCAGAAGAAGGCCTGGCTGCCGCCCTTTGTTCGTGGCGAACACAAGGCGTGTTTCGCGGTCACCGAGCCGGACACGGGCCTTGATACCACCAAGCTCAAGGTCGTGGCGAAGAAGCAGCCCGATGGCAACTACCTGATCTCGGGCAAGAAGGTCTTCATTTCGACCGCGCAGGTCGCTGACCACATGCTGATTCTCGCGCGCACCACGCCGGTCGAGGAGGTCAAGAAGCACGGCGAAGGGTTGAGCCTGTTCTACACCAAGCTCGACCGCAAATATGTGGAGATTCGGGAGATCGACAAGCTTGGCCGTGCCGCTGTCGACACCAACGAGTTGTTCATCGACGATCTGCCGGTTTCCAAAGACTCGCTGATCGGTGAAGAGGGCAAGGGGCTGAAGTATATCTTCCACGGCATGAATGCGGAGCGCGTTTTCGTTGCCGCAGAGCAGGTCGGTATCGGCCGCGCGGTGCTCAAGCTTGCCACGCAATACGCGAGGGACCGTGTCGTCTTCGGTCGCCAGATCGGCAAGAACCAGGGTGTCCAGCATCCGCTGGCCCGCAACTGGGCGGAGCTCGAGGCTGCCAACCACATGCTGCTGGCGGCGGCCGGTCTTTACGACAAAGGGATCTCCTGCGGCTCGGAGGCAAACGCGGCCAAGCTGCTGGCCTCCGAGGCCTGCTTGAACGCTTGCCAGACCTCCATCCTCACGCATGGCGGCTTCGGCTACGCGAAGGAATATCACGTCGAACGATTTATGCGCGAAGCCTGGATCGGCTACATTGCGCCGGTCACCCCCCAGCTTATCCTGTCGAACATCGCCGAGCGCAAACTCGGGCTGCCGAAGTCTTATTGA
- a CDS encoding LysR family transcriptional regulator, giving the protein MSTLSVHGLTRRVDLFTLRLFLTVVEERQIRRAAIRENIAASAATKRIQDLEDLAGVQLFERNPSGVAPSAAGEVLARHLRLLFENLEDMRRELGEFSEGVRGHVTVGTTGAVIIQYLAREIGEFSRNFPLVELELKQDANTNLVRSVVAGDVDLAVYIVSPDIDDEPLDSLPYRVDRLVALVPHGHPLGDQPEVAFADLIRESFIAMHPNTTLMSDVNRAAREIGRVVHPKFTINGPEAARSLVEAGLGVTILPECMVSLEASTRSTVLRIPEPWTTRSVRIGTRRGKAVTAATRALIRQLTEQPEPGSS; this is encoded by the coding sequence ATGAGCACGCTGAGCGTGCATGGCCTGACCCGGCGGGTCGACCTGTTCACCCTGCGGCTGTTCCTGACGGTGGTGGAAGAGCGCCAGATCCGCCGCGCTGCCATTCGCGAGAACATTGCCGCCTCCGCGGCAACCAAGCGCATCCAGGATCTGGAAGACCTTGCAGGCGTGCAGTTGTTCGAGCGCAATCCCAGCGGCGTCGCGCCGAGCGCTGCGGGCGAAGTCCTGGCGCGCCATCTGCGCCTGCTGTTCGAGAACCTCGAGGACATGCGCCGGGAACTCGGCGAATTCTCCGAAGGCGTTCGTGGCCATGTCACCGTGGGCACCACGGGCGCCGTCATCATCCAGTACCTGGCACGCGAGATCGGCGAATTTTCCCGCAACTTCCCGCTGGTCGAGCTCGAGCTGAAACAGGACGCCAATACCAACCTGGTGCGTTCGGTGGTGGCAGGGGATGTCGACCTCGCGGTGTATATCGTCAGCCCGGATATCGACGATGAGCCGCTGGACAGCCTGCCGTATCGCGTCGACCGCCTGGTCGCGCTGGTGCCGCATGGCCACCCGCTGGGCGACCAGCCCGAGGTGGCCTTCGCCGACCTGATCCGCGAGTCGTTCATTGCCATGCATCCGAACACCACGCTGATGTCCGATGTCAACCGCGCCGCGCGCGAGATCGGCCGGGTGGTGCATCCCAAGTTCACGATCAATGGTCCCGAGGCGGCGCGCAGCCTGGTTGAGGCGGGCCTTGGCGTGACCATCCTGCCGGAGTGCATGGTCTCGCTTGAGGCCAGCACGCGCTCGACTGTGCTACGGATCCCCGAACCATGGACGACTCGCAGCGTGCGCATCGGCACGCGCCGCGGCAAGGCGGTCACGGCGGCGACCCGCGCGCTGATCCGCCAGCTGACCGAGCAGCCTGAGCCGGGGTCATCCTGA
- a CDS encoding IclR family transcriptional regulator, whose protein sequence is MAINEIVVRRPANTCRPGSRFGNRQIANRHLSRAAAASTIGSNGMENTSRANANPFMTRPAQITMTLERGLHVLRAFRAERTPLTNSEIVKRTGLPKATVSRLTTTLVALGFLRRVVGSTQFELAPASLHIGDTYLETNPVTDRVHSFLQELADRLNVSVALAVPDRLDMLYIAHRTSSRIATLRLGVGSLLPMGWTATGRAWLWGLHPDARHEYLETLKRANGARIAELERGIAAAFQDLQTVGVCTSLGKYQRNAYGIALPVTVGRAATLMSLSCGAVELEPDMAAITERFAPVLKAAAADLVELLRDVDTRI, encoded by the coding sequence TTGGCAATCAACGAAATCGTGGTTCGCCGCCCCGCGAACACCTGCCGGCCCGGATCGCGTTTCGGCAATCGCCAGATCGCGAATAGGCATTTGAGCCGCGCGGCTGCCGCCTCTACTATCGGTTCCAATGGTATGGAAAACACATCGCGCGCCAATGCGAACCCATTCATGACACGTCCCGCACAGATCACGATGACCCTGGAGCGGGGCCTTCATGTGCTCCGTGCCTTCCGTGCCGAGCGCACCCCGCTTACAAACAGCGAGATCGTCAAGCGTACCGGCCTGCCGAAAGCAACGGTGTCGCGCCTGACCACCACCCTGGTCGCACTGGGCTTCCTGCGCCGCGTTGTCGGCAGCACGCAATTCGAACTCGCCCCGGCGTCGCTCCACATCGGCGACACCTACCTGGAAACCAACCCGGTCACCGATCGCGTGCATTCCTTCCTGCAGGAACTGGCGGACCGGCTCAATGTGTCGGTCGCCCTTGCCGTGCCCGATCGGCTCGACATGCTCTATATTGCACATCGAACCAGTTCGCGCATTGCGACTCTGCGCCTCGGCGTGGGCTCGCTGCTGCCGATGGGTTGGACGGCAACCGGCCGTGCCTGGCTGTGGGGCTTGCACCCCGATGCCCGGCATGAATATCTGGAAACCCTCAAGCGCGCGAATGGCGCGCGCATCGCCGAACTCGAACGCGGCATCGCCGCAGCCTTCCAGGACCTGCAGACCGTTGGAGTCTGTACTTCCCTGGGCAAGTATCAGCGCAACGCTTACGGGATCGCCCTGCCTGTCACAGTGGGACGTGCGGCCACACTGATGTCGCTGAGCTGCGGCGCGGTTGAGCTGGAGCCGGACATGGCAGCCATCACAGAACGCTTCGCGCCTGTGCTGAAGGCCGCGGCAGCCGACCTCGTCGAACTGCTGCGGGATGTCGATACGCGGATCTGA
- a CDS encoding HpcH/HpaI aldolase/citrate lyase family protein, giving the protein MKPIRSMMFVPGNKPDWIVKSVAAKADALILDLEDSVPPAQKVEAREIVKSKLDWLAGQKPRIWVRINRSAHLYDYEDILAIVSPVVEGIVISKPCGPEDIHTVSSMLAEAEYRAGVPVGHTRVIPLLETARSLQYAYEIAQHERVPAIVGATAKNADVARALKTVWSLEGRETLYLKSRIVMAARAAGKLPIGGVWQQVHDLEGLKVSSANDRQLGMSGELVLHPSNVDIVNTTYSPTEEEVAFYKGMIDALEKAQAEGRASCIYDGEHIDIAHVKTAREIIELARSFDN; this is encoded by the coding sequence ATGAAACCGATACGATCCATGATGTTCGTGCCGGGCAACAAGCCAGACTGGATCGTGAAATCGGTGGCAGCCAAAGCGGATGCGCTGATCCTGGACCTGGAGGACAGCGTGCCGCCGGCCCAGAAGGTCGAGGCGCGTGAGATCGTCAAGTCCAAGCTGGACTGGCTAGCCGGGCAGAAACCGCGCATCTGGGTGCGCATTAACCGCAGCGCGCATCTATACGACTACGAAGACATCCTGGCCATCGTCAGTCCGGTGGTAGAGGGCATCGTGATCTCCAAGCCTTGCGGCCCCGAGGACATTCATACCGTCTCGTCCATGCTGGCCGAGGCCGAATACCGCGCCGGTGTACCGGTGGGCCACACCCGGGTGATCCCGCTGCTGGAGACCGCTCGCTCGCTGCAATACGCCTACGAGATTGCCCAGCACGAGCGCGTGCCCGCCATCGTCGGCGCCACGGCCAAGAACGCCGATGTGGCCCGTGCCCTCAAGACCGTCTGGTCGCTCGAAGGGCGCGAGACCTTGTACCTGAAGTCGCGCATCGTCATGGCCGCACGTGCGGCGGGCAAGCTGCCCATCGGCGGAGTCTGGCAGCAGGTGCATGACCTCGAAGGGCTCAAGGTCTCATCCGCCAATGACCGCCAGCTTGGCATGAGCGGCGAGCTGGTGCTGCATCCCTCCAACGTCGACATCGTCAACACGACCTACAGTCCCACCGAGGAGGAAGTGGCGTTCTACAAGGGAATGATCGACGCGCTGGAAAAGGCCCAGGCCGAGGGTCGCGCCTCGTGCATCTATGACGGCGAGCACATCGACATCGCGCATGTGAAGACGGCGCGCGAAATCATCGAGCTCGCACGATCGTTCGACAACTGA